From a single Prochlorococcus sp. MIT 0603 genomic region:
- the trpD gene encoding anthranilate phosphoribosyltransferase: protein MSNSSWPKLLEKLLQSEELTALEAKALMQAWLENDLLPVQTGAFLAALRAKGVSGLELSTMAEVLREACVFPYSIPKTFMVDTCGTGGDGADTFNISTAVAFVAASLGVNIAKHGNRSASGKVGSADVLEGLGIKLDAPLQSVVNAIQETNITFLFAPVWHSSLVNLAPLRKSLGVRTVFNLLGPLVNPFRPKAQVLGVAKPELLDPMSEALLNLGLERAVVVHGAGSLDEASLEGINQLRFIENGQITSRSLDVRDLGLVPCPNSELKGGDLSTNKDILLNLFKGSGTQPQKEVVALNTSLVFWASGLERDLSQGVKIALESLMMAKPLDKFNELKKFLE, encoded by the coding sequence ATGTCTAATTCTTCTTGGCCAAAACTTCTTGAAAAACTTTTGCAGAGTGAAGAACTTACTGCATTAGAGGCAAAAGCTCTTATGCAGGCTTGGCTTGAGAATGATCTTTTACCTGTACAAACAGGAGCTTTTCTTGCTGCTTTAAGAGCTAAAGGAGTTTCCGGGTTGGAGTTGTCAACCATGGCAGAAGTCCTCAGGGAGGCTTGTGTCTTTCCGTACAGTATTCCAAAGACCTTTATGGTTGATACATGCGGAACTGGCGGAGATGGAGCTGATACTTTTAATATTTCAACAGCAGTGGCTTTTGTAGCCGCTTCATTAGGAGTTAATATTGCTAAGCACGGAAATCGAAGTGCTAGTGGAAAAGTTGGCTCTGCAGACGTTCTTGAAGGACTTGGGATTAAACTAGATGCTCCTTTGCAATCAGTTGTTAATGCAATTCAGGAAACAAATATAACTTTTTTGTTTGCACCGGTTTGGCATTCCTCTTTGGTTAATCTTGCGCCATTAAGAAAAAGCTTGGGTGTAAGAACTGTCTTTAATCTTCTTGGGCCATTAGTAAATCCTTTTCGTCCTAAGGCACAGGTCTTGGGAGTTGCAAAGCCTGAGTTGTTAGACCCTATGTCAGAAGCATTGCTCAATTTGGGATTAGAAAGAGCAGTAGTGGTTCACGGAGCTGGCAGTTTAGACGAAGCGTCTCTTGAAGGAATTAATCAATTGCGATTCATTGAGAATGGCCAGATAACCTCTAGATCACTTGATGTAAGAGATCTAGGCCTTGTTCCTTGTCCTAATAGTGAACTTAAGGGAGGGGACCTTTCTACTAATAAAGATATACTTTTAAATCTCTTTAAAGGATCTGGGACCCAACCTCAAAAAGAAGTTGTTGCTCTTAATACTTCTTTAGTCTTTTGGGCTTCAGGTCTTGAAAGAGATTTAAGTCAAGGTGTGAAAATAGCTTTAGAATCTCTAATGATGGCAAAGCCATTAGATAAATTTAATGAGTTGAAGAAATTCTTGGAATGA
- the carA gene encoding glutamine-hydrolyzing carbamoyl-phosphate synthase small subunit, whose amino-acid sequence MNSLQNDAAILVLSDGTLIEGKSFGYKGTVVGEIVFNTGITGYEEVLTDPSYFGQLITFTYPELGNTGINFDDHESVTPSAKGVIARRFTSYPSNWRSKKTFEKWLEDEMVVGIHGVDTRALVRHLRTSGTMNAVISSTGKESASDLLDHVKQAPLMKGLDLTSEVTTKNPYVWNSTTSVDFDKRVFNRHKKPYKVVAIDFGIKRSILNRLVSHGCEVNVLPANSDFSDVIALEPEGVFLSNGPGDPAAVESGILLARRLIKEGDMPIFGICLGHQILGLALGCRTFKLPYGHRGLNHPCGKNGNIEITSQNHGFAIEASSLDIETVQVTHLNLNDGTVAGIAMCNRPVFGIQYHPEASPGPHDADHHFSRFSELMSQRR is encoded by the coding sequence ATGAATTCCTTACAAAATGATGCTGCTATTTTGGTCTTATCTGATGGCACTTTGATTGAGGGTAAATCATTTGGTTATAAAGGAACAGTTGTTGGTGAAATTGTTTTTAACACTGGCATTACTGGCTATGAAGAGGTCTTAACTGATCCTAGTTATTTTGGCCAGTTAATTACTTTTACTTATCCGGAATTAGGTAATACTGGTATCAATTTTGATGATCACGAGTCTGTAACTCCTAGTGCAAAGGGTGTTATTGCAAGAAGATTCACTAGTTATCCAAGTAATTGGCGTTCAAAAAAAACCTTTGAGAAATGGCTTGAGGATGAAATGGTGGTTGGAATTCATGGTGTGGATACAAGAGCACTTGTCCGACATTTAAGAACTTCTGGAACAATGAATGCAGTTATATCTTCAACAGGTAAAGAATCCGCTTCAGATTTATTAGATCATGTCAAACAAGCTCCATTAATGAAAGGACTTGATTTGACCAGTGAAGTTACTACCAAGAATCCATATGTATGGAATTCAACTACCTCTGTTGACTTTGACAAGAGAGTTTTCAATAGGCATAAGAAGCCTTATAAAGTAGTTGCGATTGATTTTGGAATTAAGCGCTCAATATTGAACCGGTTAGTATCTCACGGTTGTGAAGTTAATGTTTTGCCGGCAAATTCTGATTTCTCAGATGTAATAGCTTTAGAGCCTGAAGGTGTGTTTTTATCAAACGGTCCAGGTGATCCTGCGGCTGTGGAGTCAGGAATACTTTTAGCAAGACGCTTAATAAAAGAAGGAGACATGCCAATCTTTGGGATATGCCTTGGCCATCAAATTTTAGGATTAGCTCTTGGTTGTAGGACATTCAAGCTCCCATATGGGCATAGAGGATTGAATCATCCGTGCGGTAAGAATGGAAATATTGAAATTACAAGTCAAAATCATGGATTTGCTATTGAAGCTTCATCTCTTGATATTGAGACGGTTCAAGTAACTCATTTAAACCTTAACGATGGAACGGTTGCAGGTATAGCAATGTGTAACAGACCAGTTTTTGGCATTCAATATCACCCAGAAGCAAGTCCTGGGCCTCATGATGCTGATCACCATTTCTCACGTTTTTCTGAACTAATGTCACAACGACGTTGA
- a CDS encoding STAS domain-containing protein has protein sequence MTTLHLWSIRRLGPINDLQRLTVSLRGGFERRKGCLVFHFTGQLDEYSKKQFTDFVNDVFSSNKLPIVIDLTKIDFIDSTGLGAMVHYAKKCKNAKRSFVVVGNSRVIQIIKLVRLEEFLHLSSDLNTALSQLAA, from the coding sequence ATAACTACACTTCATTTGTGGAGTATTAGGAGGCTTGGACCCATAAACGATTTGCAACGATTGACCGTTTCTTTGCGAGGTGGATTTGAAAGAAGAAAAGGTTGTTTGGTTTTTCACTTCACTGGCCAACTCGATGAATATTCAAAAAAGCAATTCACGGATTTTGTGAACGATGTATTTAGCTCAAATAAATTACCTATTGTTATTGACCTGACAAAAATCGATTTTATTGATTCAACTGGATTAGGGGCAATGGTGCATTACGCGAAAAAATGTAAGAACGCCAAGAGATCCTTTGTTGTTGTTGGTAATTCTAGAGTTATTCAAATAATAAAACTTGTTAGACTTGAGGAGTTTTTACATCTTTCTTCGGATCTAAATACGGCTTTAAGTCAATTAGCTGCTTGA
- a CDS encoding Mini-ribonuclease 3 — protein sequence MNNWIKNIQISGRPDQLRPSQLAWLGDAVWELHQRLLLCEKPAKTKDLHLSVVSQVKAEAQSKALENIEIYLTDLERKLVRRGRNSITRSSRKVNIAIYGRATGFETLIGWLFLKDPNRLAQLMDLLERIETDKHEGGINEYK from the coding sequence TTGAATAATTGGATTAAAAACATACAAATTTCAGGGCGTCCTGATCAATTGAGGCCTTCTCAATTGGCTTGGTTGGGAGATGCAGTTTGGGAATTGCATCAAAGGCTACTACTTTGTGAGAAGCCAGCTAAAACAAAGGATCTCCATCTTTCAGTAGTCTCTCAAGTAAAGGCGGAAGCTCAGTCCAAAGCATTGGAAAACATCGAAATTTATTTGACTGATTTAGAGAGAAAATTGGTGAGACGAGGACGTAATAGTATTACCCGTAGCTCTAGGAAGGTAAATATTGCTATTTATGGAAGGGCAACTGGATTTGAAACACTTATTGGTTGGTTATTTCTAAAGGATCCAAATCGCCTGGCTCAACTAATGGATCTATTAGAGAGAATTGAAACTGATAAACATGAAGGAGGAATCAATGAGTACAAATGA
- the rlmB gene encoding 23S rRNA (guanosine(2251)-2'-O)-methyltransferase RlmB — MSTNDRRGRNSSRNSSSEEGRRKGRKASGLRWQKENKTGWQSRRAPNKSSVKTETRYSENFDEKNQQKNFLRDRNDSQGLKRSSFKSNRAWSSQNEFSRSTSDAGKKQYDSSNRRRSSSFSRNNQKPFIETDQWQEKSNEKIVFESESNDIFWGRHSTQSILESGRPVHRIWCTSEIRSTPRFLQLLKDAKALGVLVEEVSWGRLGHVTNGGVHQGIALQTAASETFDLKTLIEACQDIEESAVLLALDGITDPHNVGAIVRSAEALGAHGMILPQRRSAGLTGSVAKVAAGALEHLPVARVVNLNRSLEELKNCGYTVIGLAEDGDKTVNEISCVGPLVLVIGSEGKGLSLLTRRHCDFLLRIPLRGVTSSLNASVATSISLYELARQGWMKDLSGQAPSPKMVKAKLTTKPFKEK; from the coding sequence ATGAGTACAAATGATCGTAGAGGGAGAAACTCTTCTAGAAATTCCTCTTCTGAAGAAGGTCGAAGGAAAGGGCGAAAAGCTTCAGGCTTGCGCTGGCAGAAAGAAAACAAGACAGGATGGCAATCGAGAAGAGCACCAAATAAATCTTCAGTCAAAACTGAAACCCGTTATTCAGAAAACTTCGATGAAAAGAATCAGCAAAAAAACTTTTTAAGGGATAGGAATGATTCCCAGGGCTTAAAGAGGAGTTCATTTAAATCAAATCGTGCTTGGAGCAGTCAAAATGAATTTTCCAGAAGTACATCTGATGCTGGGAAAAAACAATATGATTCCTCTAATAGAAGACGTTCATCTTCGTTTTCTAGAAATAATCAAAAACCATTTATTGAGACTGATCAATGGCAAGAGAAATCAAATGAGAAAATTGTTTTTGAAAGTGAGTCAAATGATATTTTTTGGGGCCGACATTCAACACAATCGATCCTTGAGTCGGGAAGACCCGTGCATAGAATCTGGTGTACTTCTGAGATACGAAGTACACCAAGATTTCTTCAGCTTCTTAAGGATGCCAAGGCCTTAGGAGTTCTGGTTGAGGAAGTCTCTTGGGGAAGGTTGGGACATGTTACTAATGGTGGAGTGCATCAAGGGATTGCTCTTCAAACAGCTGCCTCTGAAACCTTTGACTTAAAAACATTGATTGAAGCTTGCCAGGATATTGAGGAATCAGCCGTTTTACTTGCACTTGATGGTATTACTGACCCTCATAATGTGGGCGCCATAGTTAGATCTGCCGAAGCATTAGGAGCACATGGGATGATCCTTCCGCAGAGAAGAAGTGCAGGCTTAACAGGATCTGTAGCTAAAGTAGCTGCTGGGGCTTTAGAACATTTACCTGTAGCAAGGGTTGTTAATTTGAATCGATCTTTAGAAGAGCTGAAAAATTGTGGTTATACAGTGATTGGATTAGCAGAAGACGGAGATAAAACTGTAAATGAAATTTCTTGCGTTGGGCCTTTAGTACTAGTAATTGGATCTGAAGGTAAAGGTTTATCTCTTCTCACAAGGAGACATTGTGATTTTCTTTTAAGGATACCTTTGAGAGGAGTTACATCGAGCTTGAATGCATCAGTGGCCACATCGATTTCTTTATATGAGTTGGCTCGTCAAGGTTGGATGAAAGATCTTTCTGGTCAGGCACCCTCGCCGAAGATGGTAAAAGCTAAATTGACGACAAAACCTTTCAAAGAGAAATAG
- a CDS encoding DUF1816 domain-containing protein: MSPIRAFRKLGNSFGLAWWAKIETVNPNATYWFGPFLTKKSLNAKVNGFLEDLTDEGVESMEYHVVRCKRIEPLTF, from the coding sequence ATGAGCCCAATAAGGGCATTTAGAAAACTAGGTAACAGTTTTGGCTTAGCTTGGTGGGCCAAAATAGAAACTGTTAATCCTAATGCCACATATTGGTTTGGCCCTTTTTTGACCAAAAAGAGTCTTAACGCTAAAGTGAACGGCTTCTTAGAGGATTTGACCGACGAAGGGGTTGAATCTATGGAATATCATGTTGTTCGTTGCAAGAGAATTGAGCCTTTAACTTTTTGA
- the gatA gene encoding Asp-tRNA(Asn)/Glu-tRNA(Gln) amidotransferase subunit GatA, whose product MRISEWRQKLKDGDVSSLELVDETFSRIKDVDEKVHSFLYINHDKARSVAAKIDEARSSGQKLPPLAGIPLAIKDNLCTKGIPTTCSSRMLEDFVPPYESTVTQRLWNAGGILIGKTNLDEFAMGSSTENSAFGATRNPWDISRVPGGSSGGSAAAVASNLCMASLGSDTGGSIRQPASFCGVVGLKPTYGRVSRWGLIAFASSLDQVGPFSNNVADAAEILQVIAGHDPKDSTCLNAPVPNYVDNLTNSISGLRIGLIKECFDQKGLAKDVKESVLKAADSLKSLGAELVEVSCPRFIDGIATYYVIAPSEASANLARYDGVKYGYRTEEVDDLASMTAFTRAKGFGSEVQRRILIGTYALSAGYVDAFYRKAQQVRTLIRRDFENAFNNVDILLTPTSPTTAFKSGAHQDEPLAMYLSDLLTIPANLAGLPSISIPCGFDEFNLPIGLQLIGNILDETRMLQVAYQYEQFAAVMKNAPENNLIQN is encoded by the coding sequence ATGAGAATATCCGAGTGGCGTCAGAAATTAAAAGATGGGGACGTGTCATCTCTAGAGTTGGTAGATGAAACGTTTTCACGGATTAAGGATGTTGATGAAAAAGTTCACTCTTTTTTGTACATTAATCATGATAAGGCAAGATCGGTAGCTGCAAAAATAGATGAAGCTCGCTCTTCTGGCCAAAAGCTACCACCTTTAGCTGGCATTCCTTTGGCTATAAAAGATAACCTTTGCACTAAAGGAATTCCTACAACATGTTCTAGCAGGATGTTGGAAGACTTTGTTCCACCTTATGAATCTACTGTTACTCAAAGACTTTGGAATGCTGGTGGAATCTTAATAGGTAAAACTAATTTAGATGAATTTGCCATGGGAAGTTCCACCGAAAACTCTGCTTTTGGTGCTACCAGAAACCCTTGGGATATTTCAAGGGTTCCCGGAGGGAGCTCTGGTGGAAGTGCTGCTGCGGTTGCTTCTAACTTATGCATGGCTTCTCTTGGTTCTGATACTGGTGGCTCTATAAGACAGCCAGCCTCTTTTTGTGGTGTTGTTGGTTTAAAGCCTACTTATGGACGTGTAAGTAGATGGGGTTTAATTGCTTTTGCAAGTTCATTGGACCAAGTAGGTCCTTTTTCTAATAATGTTGCTGATGCTGCAGAAATTCTGCAGGTTATAGCAGGTCATGATCCCAAAGATTCAACTTGTTTAAATGCACCTGTCCCAAATTATGTAGACAATCTAACGAATTCTATTTCTGGACTTCGCATTGGTTTGATAAAAGAGTGCTTTGATCAGAAAGGATTAGCTAAAGATGTAAAAGAGTCTGTTCTAAAGGCAGCAGATAGCCTTAAATCTCTTGGTGCAGAATTGGTAGAAGTATCTTGCCCTCGCTTCATAGATGGAATTGCTACTTATTACGTAATTGCACCATCAGAAGCCTCGGCAAATTTAGCTAGATATGATGGCGTTAAATATGGATATAGGACTGAGGAGGTTGACGATTTGGCTTCCATGACCGCCTTTACTAGAGCTAAAGGTTTTGGCAGTGAAGTTCAACGAAGGATCCTGATAGGAACATATGCATTGTCTGCAGGTTATGTAGATGCCTTTTATAGAAAAGCGCAACAAGTTAGAACGCTCATAAGAAGGGACTTTGAAAATGCTTTTAACAATGTAGATATACTTCTTACTCCAACTTCTCCAACTACAGCTTTTAAATCAGGTGCACATCAAGATGAACCTTTAGCAATGTACCTTTCTGATTTGTTGACTATACCGGCAAATTTAGCGGGGCTTCCTTCGATTAGCATACCTTGCGGTTTTGATGAATTTAACTTGCCTATTGGGTTGCAATTAATAGGTAATATTTTAGATGAAACTCGTATGCTTCAAGTGGCTTATCAGTATGAACAATTTGCAGCAGTGATGAAAAATGCACCCGAAAACAATTTAATACAGAACTAG